The Borrelia sp. HM sequence TTATACCCTAGTTTTTTTAGTGCCCAGTTCATTGAAATTGCAATATCCATGATGCTGTTTATTAAAGTCCCATCCATGTCAAAAATGCAAGCTTTGATTTTCATATTTTAATCCTCTTAAAGATAATCATTTTTTGAATGTATTTTCATTTTATCATTGTTTTTATTTTTTATTAATTGTATTGCATGGTTTTAATGTTTTGCATGCTTTATCTTTTTTTTAAGATCCCTTGAAAATATTTATTTTTAATTTTAACATATTTTTGTAAGGTATAAACAAGTTGTTATTCTATCTTTTTTAGGTTTCAGGTTATTTTTTGATGCAAGATATACTAATTTTAGATAAGCTTACTAAGCGGTATGGAGATTTTATTGCTAATGATAATATTTGTATAAACTTTGAAAAAGGAAAAATACATGCTATTCTTGGCGAAAATGGTGCAGGAAAAACTACTTTAATGAAAACTATTTATGGAATTCATAAGCCAGATAGTGGAAAAATTTTTTTACGAGGCAAAGAATTACATCTTAAAGATTCAAGCGAGTCCATTTTGAATGGTATTGGGATGGTCTTCCAACATTTTATGTTAATTCCACGATTTATTGCTTTGCAGAATGTCATTTTAGGGTGCGAAGATACAAGATTTGGTTTTATTAATTATTCTCTTATCAGAAAAAAGATACTTCATCTTTCTAAAAAATATGGTTTAAACATAGATCTTGATAATCCAATTGAAAATTTAGGTGTTGGGATGGCACAAAAAATAGAAATATTAAAAGTTCTTTATAGGAACTCAGATATTATTATTTTTGATGAACCTACAGCAGTGCTTACACCTATTGAGATTGATGAGTTCATGAATATTTTAAGAAAATTAGCTATGGAAGGACATACTATAATACTTATTACACATAAGATAAAAGAAATAAAAACTGTGGCACAAAGATGCACAGTGATGCGTCTTGGCAAAGTGGTTGGAACTTTTGAGGTTGCTGAAATTGATGAAAGGAACCTTACTAGGTTGATGATAGGTAAAGAAACTTCTCTTGATCTTTCTAAAAAACAGGTTGTTTCTCATATAAACATTCTTGATATTAAGAACTTAAGTGTTAAAGATGAACGAAATGTTTTAAAGGTAAAGGATGTTAGTTTTAGTCTTAGAAAAGGTGAAATTTTTGGAATAGCTGGCATTGAAGGAAGTGGTCAAGAAGAATTAGTTGAAGCACTCATTGGAGTTAGGGATGTATTTAGTGGTGATATTCTTAAGAGAGTCGGTGATAAGTTTGAATCAATAAAAGGTCTAAGCGTAAAACAAATAATAGAAAAAAAAATTGGTCATATTCCATCTGATAGGCAAAAACATGGTCTTATTTTAGACTTTAATATTTTTCAAAATATCGGACTTAAGAGTTTTGATGATGCAAATTATTTAAAGATTAAGAGTAATAGTTTAGATAATAGTAACTTAATATTTAAGTTTTTAAATATGTTTAAAAAACAGTTTGTTAATTTTGATTTAAGCTTTCTTAAGAAAATAAGCAAACAGCTTGCAGTATCATTTGATATTAAACCGAGGAATGTTTCAAGCAAAGTTAGAAATTTATCTGGGGGTAATCAACAAAAGGTAATTATTGCACGTGAAATTAATTTAAAACCTGAAATTTTATTAGCAGTTCATCCTACAAGGGGACTTGATATAGGTGCTATTGAAAATGTTTATCAAAAGATTATGGAACAGAGGGATGCAGGGATGACAATTCTTCTTGTATCTTTTGAACTTTGTGAGCTTATGAGAGTTTGTGATAGGATAGCTGTAATGTATAACGGGAAAATTATGGGTATTTTAGAAATTAATTTTGATGCTAGCGTAATTGGTAAGATGATGATGGGAGTAGTTTAAATGAGCATAAAGAATTATAACTTTAAAAAAGTAATTATGGAATTTTTAAATTCATCAGTGTTTATCAATTTTTTTGCATTTTTTTTTGCTATTTTAATTCTTGGATTAATAGTATTACTTATTGGTTATTCCCCCTTTAGAATGTACTATATAATGATAGAAGGGATATTTTCTTCGCCTAAGCATATTGGATATATTTTAAGCTATGCTACACCGTTAATTTTTACTGGTCTTTCGATTGGCATTGCTTTAAAAGCCAGACTTTTTAATATTGGTGTTGAGAGTCAATTTATTCTTGGTTCAATTTCAGCTTTGATAGCTGGAATTTTTTTGGATTTTTCTCCTTTATTACATATAACTTGTATTTTTATTTTTTCCTTTTTAGTTTCAGGTATTTTAGGTATTTTGATTGGATATTTAAAAATTAAATTCAATGTAAGCGAAGTAATTTCGGGTATAATGTTTAATTGGATTTTATTTCATTTTAATAATCTGATTGTAGATTTGCCTTTTATCAAAAAAGACAACAGTGATTTATCTAAGCCGGTTAGAGAAAGTGCTTTTATTGATTTTTTTGGTTCTTGGAAACTTTCCTCTGAAGGACTTGCTTATAGAGCAGAGCATCCATTTATTAATGATTTGTTGAAGGCTCCTATTAATTTTGGGATAATTATTGGAATTGTTATTGCATTTTTAATTTGGATTTTATTGAATAAAACCATTCTTGGCTTTAAAATAAGCTCTGTAGGGCATAACATTGATGCTTCTTATCGTGTAGGCATTAATATTAAAAAAGTCTTGATGTTTACTATGTTTTTATCAGGTGCACTTGCTGGGTGTGCAGGTGCTGTACAGGTTATAGGGGTTAATAAGTCAATATTTAAGCTTTCTTATATGGAAGGGATTGGACTTAATGGTATAGCTGTTGCTTTAATGGGAAATAATTCACCAATAGGAATAGTATTTTCAAGTATTTTATTTTCAGTTTTGATTTATGGGAGTGGTAGAGTTCAGAGTTTAATGGGGTTGTCCTCTGCAGTTGTGACTTTAATGATAGGAATAGTAATGATTGTAATGTCTGCTAGCCATTTTTTAAATAAGATCTTCTTGGGGAGGTATAAAAAGTGTTAAATACGCTAGTATTTTTAATTAGTGAAACTCTTGTAAATTCTCAGATCTTAATTTTAGCTGCTCTTGGTGGGCTTATAAGTGAAAAAAGTGGAATAATAAATATTGGGATTGAGGGTACAATGGCTCTTGGGGCATTTGTAGGTGCTACTTGTGCATATTATTATGGTAGTCCATTATTTGCAATTTTTATTGGCGGTCTTTCAGGACTTATTCTTTCAATTCTTCATGCTATTTTTACTATTTTTTTTCAATCAGATCAGATAATAACTGGGATGGCTATTAATTTTTTAGGGCCGGCTATTGCTATATTGTTTGGAACTTTTATTTTTGGTTCTATTTCAACGCCTCCAATAGATATTAAATTGCCTGTATTTTTTGATGGTGTCTTAGATAAAAAATCTCTTATCTTTCAGATTTTAGGTAAAAGATATTCATTTCATATGGCAATAATATGTGTTATTATTGTTCATATTATATTGAAATATACTAAAATTGGACTTAGAATTAAGGCTAGTGGTGAAGAACCGGAAGTTTTAGAATCGCTTGGAGTTAATGTAATTATGATTAGATTTTTTTGTGTGCTTTTAAGTGGCTTATTTGCTGGAATTTCTGGAGCGGTGCTCTCTACTGTAATTGCTTCAAGTTATACGCAAGGTATGGTTGGTGGTCAAGGTTTTGTTGCTATTGTTATGTTAATTTTTGGAAATTGGCAACCTTTTGGAATTTTAATGGGTAGCTTTTTATTTTCTTTCATGAGAACTTTAGTTGTCATTTTATCTCAGGTTTCTTTTTTTTCTTTGATGGTTTCTCCTAAAATTTTAATCATTTTACCTTATCTTGTTGTTATTCTCAGTCTTATGTTTTTTTCGAAAAGTAATTATGCTCCTAAATCTTTAGGTGTTCCTTATAAAAAAGGTTGTTGATTTTTATTCTCATTTTTTTTAATATACTCTTTTAATATACTGTTTAAATTATTTGAGATTTATTTAGGAGAATTATATTTTTTGGTATAAATTTTTTATGGGGATATTTATTTAATTTTTAGGTTTGTTGAATTAATTAGGTGAGTGGTTAATTTACGAGGTATTTTTATGTTAAAAATTAAGCACAAATTTGTTGGACTTTTATTTTTATATTTATTGATGACTATATTATTTTTATCTTTAATTTTTAAATTTATTTTGGGTAATTATTTAGAAAGTTATTATAAACAGCTTACAAGAGGACAAGTAAGACGAGCTGCCTTTTCTGTAAAGGCGTTGTTAGATACATTTTATATCATAATTGATGGTGCAAGCTCTACTTTAGCTCTTGAGACTATAGGAGGATATTCTTCTTTAAAAAATGGTGGACGTAGTTTTTCAGAAGTCGAATTAAATAAAATTAGATCTAATTCTAAAATAGTTATTGATACTTTAAAGGTAGATCAAAGATATAGAAGTCGATTATATGAGATATTATCGGATCTAAAACTTAATACTTTTTATGAAGAATTTGCATTTCTTGATTTTGAAGGTAAAATAATTGTTACTACAAGACATGAAAGTAATACTGATTTTGGTCAGTCTGAGGCAAACATCAGCTATATTAAAAAAGCTTTGGAAGATTTTAAAAAAAATAAATTAAATTTCGTTGGTTGGTATTCTAATCTTACTGAAGGTATGGCAGGAGAAGTTGCTTCGAGATCCCGATATGATAATAAAAAAGCTTTTGCTGTAGTTGTTCCTGTATTTTCAGCAGAAGATAAAGTAGCTTTTGGTTATTTGGTAGGTTATGTACTAGATGATGTTATAAGAGATAAATTAGATAGAATTAGATTTGGTTTTTATAATAGAGGAAATTTATTTTATTTAGATCCAAATAATAGGATTGTTAATCCTTTAATAGAATATAACGAGAGTAGCAATGTTAGTGATAAGTTTATTGGTATTTTAAAGGATGTATTGTCTAGACCTCCTAAAAAATCTTCCGTAGCAACTGAGTTACCGGTTTATCAAATTGAGAGGGCTTATCTTCCAGAAATGAAATTGTATAACTATTATGCCATATTGCCTATTGGCAGTGAGCTTGGCAAAAATAGTGGGATTCTTCTTGCAAGAATTCCTTATGAAGATATTTATGGAGTTGTTAATAGTTTAGCTTTTAAATTTATTTTATGCTCTGCTGTAGGGCTTATTGTGTTAGTTATTATTTTTTCAGTAGAAGTAGAAAAAATTATTAGTTCTAGGTTGGATCTGGTTAGAAAATTAGTAAAAGAAATAGTTAAAGGCAATTTAGATGGAACTTATGTTATCCAAAGTGATAAATACTCTGATGAGCTGAGTTTATTAGGATTACAAATTATTAAAATGAGAGATGCTATTGCTGATGCTATTACAAGTGTTCTTAGAAACATTAGTTATGTTAATAAAGCAAGTCTTGAAGTTGCTAATTCAAGTCAAAACTTAAGTTCTAGTTCGTTACAACAAGCTTCAACACTTGAAGAAATGTCAGCTAATATTGAACAAATATCATCTGGAGTTAAGATGAGTGCTAATAATTCCCGAGAAACGGAGCGTATTGCCTTAACTACTAATAAGAATGCTCAAATAGGGGGTAAAGCTGTTGAGGAATCTGTTATAGCTATGCAAGCTATTGTGGAGAAAGTTAGTGTTATTGAGGAGATAGCTAGAAAAACTAATTTGCTTGCTTTAAATGCAGCTATTGAAGCTGCAAGGGCTGGAGATGAAGGCAAGGGATTTGCTGTTGTAGCAAGTGAAATTAGGAAGCTTGCTGATCTTAGTAAGGAATCTGCTCTTGAGATTGGTGAATTAGTTGATAAAAATTCTAAATTGGCAGCAGATGCTGGATTGATTTTTAAAGATATATTACCTGAAATAGAGAAAACCACCGAACTTGTAAAGAAGATTTCTGAAGGGAGTTATAAACAAAATGAACAAATTATTCAGTTTAAAACAGCCCTTGATCAGGTAGAGGAAGTTGTTCAAGCTTCAGCATCAAGTAGTGAAGAGCTTTCAAGTATGGCTGATAGAATGCTTGAAAAAGCCAAGGAGCTTAAGCAAATAGTATCTTTCTTCCAAATTAAAGATTGTGAAGTTGGTGTTTCTTCTTGTAATTTTAGCCCTATTAATGATGACCTTATGACTAAAGATTTTTCTTCTTTAAAGATAGAAGATAATTCATCTTCAGTTGATAGTCAAAATGATAATATGCATGGTGATTCAAGTATAAGTCGTAAATCTATTAATAAGAGGGTAGACCCTAAAAAAGCTATTGATATTGCCGACAAGGACTTAGATTTTGATGAAGACTTTTCAGATTTTTAGAATTTATTTTGTGAGAGGTAGTTAGTGTATGAAACTCAAGCTGAAAGTTAGGATATTGTTTATTGTTAGTATTTGTATATCAATTTTTGTTTCTATATTGTTTATCGTATTTGGATTGTTAATTAATTCTAGACTAGTTGATCAGCAGTTAGATCTTATGAAAAATTTTATTGGAAATATCAAAAATTCTTTAACGATTTATCTTTCCTCCATGGAGGAAAGGGTAAAAATCAATTCAATGTATTTAGATTCTTCATCTAAGTTTGAATCAATGAATAATAGTAAGGCTAAAAGAATAGAAGCTATTTTGGATCAAATTGAAATTTTGGGGAAAACAAGCAAGGGTGATAATCTAATGATAACTAATAAAGAAGGTAAAGTATTACTCACTACTGCTATTAAAGATAATAGTGATTATGGTATTTCTGTTTCAGATAAGGAATACTTTGTTAAATTAAGGGAAACAACTTCTATTTATAACTCCTCTGTTCTCTTGGCAGAGCCTGGATCTGTTGAAGAGGTGTTGATGAGAGATATTTCTAAAATAAGAAATAAGGCAGGACAGATTCCTTATTTGTTAATAGGGGTTCCTTTAAGAGATTATAAGACTGGTGATCTTTTTGGTTATTTTATGAATTTTTATGCACTTGATTATATTTATAGCTCATTTAAAGGTATTATTTTTGGAACATTGAATAGTGGTCGTGCTATGGTATTTGACAAAACGGGTTTATTTCTTGTTCACCATAAATGGTTACCTGGTGATAACTTAGTTAATGTTAATTCATACTATGATGATGTAGTTAAAAATAGTTATGAGGATTTAATTCAAAAGAATAAGGAAATTAGTTTAAAACATTATTTGGATCCTTATGGAAAAAAGTTTGTTGGACTTGCACAAAAAGTGCAATGTCGGTTATCCAATTTTCCTTTTATAGTGTACATACGAGCTAATGCCAATGATTTTTATTATATGTCTAGACTTACTAATTTCATTTTAGTAATAAGTTTTATAGTTACTTTGATTATTCTTGGATTGGTTACTACTTATCTTGTAGGAAAACTTAGTTCTTCTCTAAATGGAATTTTATGTTATTCTGAGAGACTTGCTTCTGGAGATTTTACTGTTTCAAATAATCCTTTAGAATGGGGTACATTAGAACTTTATGGATTATATGAAAATTTAGAGCTTTTGAGGTCTAATTTTTCATCTGTTGCAAGAGGAGTTAATGAAAATCTTGATTATCTTTATGAGAATGCAATTCAAATAGCAAATTCTAGTCAAAATTTAAGCTCTGGGGCAGTTGAGCAGGCATCTACATTAGAAGAAATGACAGCAAACATTGAGCAGATATCCCAAGGCGTTACCGAGAATACTGGTAATGCGTCTACTACTGAGAGTATTGCTGTTAGTACTAATGAGAAAACTAAAAAGGGGCATCAATCTGTTGTTAAAGCTATTGAAGCTATGAAGATTATTACAGATAAAATAAGCGTTATTGATGAGATAACTCGACAAACTAATTTACTTGCTTTAAATGCTTCTATTGAGGCTGCCAGAGTAGGGGATAAGGGGAAAGGTTTTGAAGTTGTTGCTGCTGAGGTTAGAAAGCTTGCTGATCAAAGCAAAGAATCTGCTAGAGAAATTATTGATATTGCACATAAGAGTTTAACTATTGCAAGTAAGGCAGGTAACAATTTTGAACAAATTGTTCCTGGAATGGAAGAAACAGCTGAACTTGTTAAAAATATTACCAGTGAGAGTTCTAACCAAAGTAATCAAATTGAACAGTTTAAGAATGCAATAGAGCAAGTTAGTCAGTTAGTGCAAACAACAGCATCAAGTAGTGAAGAACTCTCAGCAATGTCTGAGAGGATGTTGGAGAGTGTTAAACATTTAAAAGAATCAGTAGATTATTTTAAGATTGATCAATAATTTATAGGGATATTCAAATTCCTATAAATTATTATGTCTACAGATGTTTTTTGTTATATTAGTGTTTTAAGAATTTTAGCGCCACCCAGGCACTCGTCTTCTTGATAAAATATGCAGAATTGTCCTGGTGAAATTCCATATTCTTTTTCTTCTAGAGTAACTTTGATAGAGTCGTTTTTTAATACTTCTATTTTGCATTTTATTTTTTTCTCTCCATGTCTTATTTTGGCACTTAAATTATCATGATTTGATGGTTTATTTATCCAATTTGTTTTGTATACTATAAATTGTTTTTTCTTTTCTTTGAAGTAGTTTGTGCTATTTGAGATGTAAATGATGTTATTTTCAATGTCTTTTTCTATTACAAACCATGGTCCATTGCTAAGTTTAATCCCTTTTCTTTGTCCAATTGTAAAAAACCAATATCCATTGTGTGTTCCAAGTATTTTGCCTGTTTCTTTTTCGATAATATTACCTTTAAGTTCTCCTAGATGATATCTTATAAATTCATCGTATTTGATTTTTCCAAGGAAACAAATTCCTTGACTGTCTTTTCTATTTTTATTAGGTAGATCTATTTTATGTGCTATTTGTCTTATTTCGGTTTTTAACAAGTCTCCTAATGGGAAGTGCAATTTTGATATTTGTTTTGTAGATAAATGGGATAAGAAATAGCTTTGGTCTTTTATTTTATCTTTAGCTTGTTTAAGTATAAAATTATTATTTATATTTTCTATTTTGGCATAGTGTCCTGTAACAATTAAGTTATAGTTTTCGTTGATCTTGTCAAAGAATGCACCAAATTTTATTCTTTGATTGCAGAATATATCTGGACTTGGTGTATTTCCAATTTTTAATTCTTCAATAGCATAAGTTACTACTTTGTCATAATATTCATCTTGTAAACTGATTATTTCATATGGAACATTGAATTTTTTGCACACAGCTTCTACGTAATTAATATCTTCTTTCCAAGGACAGTTTCCAATGTAGGAAAGTTCATCTTCAAGCCATATTTTTAGATAATAGCATTTTATATTTTTATGGCCATTTTGTATCATAGTATAAAGAGCCACTGAGCTGTCGACTCCTCCAGATAAAAGCACTGCTATTTTCATAATTTTTTCTCCTTTCATTATATCATCATATTATATTGAACTTTGATGTTTGTATGATCTATAGTATAATATCTGAAAATGATTTTTTTATTGAGAGAGGTTAATGAAGGTAGGTATTAGTGATATTAGAGTGTTTTTACCTTTAAATTGTTTAGATTTACGTGTTCTTTTAGAAAATTCTTTATATAATTCTGATGAAAATTTTTTTAGGAAATTTAATAGAGCAATTGAGGCAACGCTTCAAAAATCATTTAGATTTACAAATCCACATGAGGATAGCGTTACAATGGCTAGTTCTGCTGTTAAATTGATTTTTGATAATAATGATCTTAAATTAGATAAGATGAGGGTATTTTTAGGGGGAACTGAAACGGGGGTAGACTATGCAAAATCAATTTCATCTTATGTTTATGGTGCTTTGAAGCTAGCTGGTATTGATTTAAAAAATAATTTTTTGAATTTCCAAACTCAGCATGCATGTGCAGGTTCTGTACTTGCTTTGCACAGTGCTGCAAGTATTTTGAGCCATTTGAATAACTCTGAGTATGGAATAGTATTTTCTAGTGATATTGCACATTATAATAATCTAACTACAGCAGAGATTACTCAAGGAGCTGGAGCAACAGCAGTGCTTATTGAACAAAATCCAAAGGTTGTGTCTATCAATTTATCTGAATTTGGGGTTTACACTGATAATGTTGATGATTTTTTTAGACCCCTTGGAAGTATTGAGGCTAAAGTAAAGGGACGATATTCTATTGAATGTTATAATAAAGCTTATGAAGAGGCTTTATTAAATTTTGCATATAAGAAAAATATCAGTATTAAAGATTTATTTTCTAAATATAGGTTTATTTTACATGTGCCTTTTGCAAAAATGCCTATAGATTCAATGCATTATGTTTTAAAGAAGTATTATAGTGAAGAAGAATCTGAGTGTAATGCTTATTTAGAATCTATAGATTTTTATGATTCTGTTGAAGCTGTTAAGGGTGTAGGAAATTTGTATACAGGTTCAATATTTTTATCTTTAATGTCATATTTAAAACGAGTGTTTGCAAAAAAAGATATTAGTGGAGATAAGATACTTTTTTGTTCTTATGGTTCTGGTAATATTATGGTTATTTATGAGCTTACAGTTGAAGATGGTGCTCAGTCTGTTGTTAAAACTTGGGATATTGATAAAATACTCTCAGTAAAACATGATGCAAGTTATGATGAGTATATAGATTTTTTTGAAAATAAGATTATTCCTGGTGAATCTGAAGGATTTTATTTAAAAGAAATCAGAGAGGATGGATACCGAATTTATGGGTATCGAGTCTAATATATTAGATAATAAGAAACGGCAGATTGAAATTTGTTTAAATAAAGAGGATGTTAGTAGAAGTGGTAATCTTTTAAATTATGTTAATTTAAAACATGATGCACTTAGTGAGCTTGATTTTGATGAAATAGATACTGGAGAGAGTTTATTTGGTTATAATATTTCTATGCCTATTTTTATCTCATCCATGACAGGAGGTATTAGGGAGGGTAATAAGCTCAATATAGCTCTTGTTAAGATTGCAAATGATTTAAGAATTCCAATGGGTTTGGGTTCTTTTAAGCTTGTATTTAAATATCCTGAATATATTAAAGATTTTGCCTTAAGGAAATATGCTGATAATATACCTTTATTCTCAAATATTGGTGTTATTCAATTAAGGGAGTTTGGGATTTCTGAAATAATTGAGATGAATAAGAAATTTGAAGTTGATGCTATAATTGTTCATTTAAATTCAGGTCAGGAATTAATGAATTCAAAAGGTGAGAGAAACTTTAAAGGAATTAAGGACTCGATTGCTAAACTTTGCTCTGCATCGAATTTGCCAGTCATTGTTAAAGAAACAGGATTTGGAATTTCTCCTGATATTGTTATTAGTTTACTAAAACTTGGGGTTTCCTATGTTGATCTGGCTGGGAGTGGAGGAACTAACTGGGTGTTAGTTGAAGGAATTAAAGAAGAGAATTTGGATATTGCATCTTGTTTTTCTAATTGGGGAATATCATCGGTTTTAACATTGCTTACTATTAAGGATTATTTGAAAAGTAAGATTTTTACATCAGGAGGATATGACACTGGAATTGATATTGCTAAAGGAATTGCTCTTGGTGCTAAGTTGGTAGGTGTTGCATCAGCCATCCTTAGGGCTTTTTATACAGGTGGTGAAGTTGCTTTATATAAGCTTTTCAAAGATTATGAATATGTTTTAAAGATGGCTATGCTTTTAAGTAATAGTAAGAATTTGGAACAGTTTAGGGTTAATAAATATTTTTTAAATTATCCATTATTATTTAATGTTAAGAGCTTTAAAAAGTTTTATGAGGCTTAGTAAAAATTTTAGAAATAAAAGTATTTTAGAAAAAAAGCGAGAAATAAAGAATCTTTTAAAATTGAATTCTTTTGATTTTTTTTATGATTCTGTTAATGAAGATTTTCTTTCTTTTATGATAGAAAATTATGTTGGTTATTTATCTTTGCCTATTGGCATTGTAAAGAATTTAAAAATAAATAATAAGTATTATGTTATACCCATTGCTACAGAAGAACCATCAGTGATTGCTGCATTAAATTTTGCAGCTAAGATTCTTGAAAATGCTGATTTAAATTATTCTTTGGGTGAAGTTTTAGGTATTGCTCAAGTTTATATAAAGACAAAGGAAGATTTGAGTTGTATACTTCTTGGTCTTTTTGAAAAAATTGATATTTGGTCAAAACCTCTTTTGCATAATATGGAACTTAGGGGTGGTGGGCTTAGAAGAATTTCAACTAAATTTATTAAGGAAATTGGTATTCAAAAGTTAAATATCTATGTAGATGTTTGTGATGTTATGGGTTCAAATTTGTTGAACGCAGTAGCTGAACGAATATCTTATTATATTACTATGGAATTTGGATATGAGTGTGTTTTAAAAATTCTAAGCAATGATTCAAATGATTTTGTTTTAAAAGCCAATTTTAAATTAAATGTTAATTATTTGCTTAAAGATAGTAAAGAATCGTTAGTTTTAGCTCACAATATTGCTCTTATTTCTAGAATAGGATTTTTTGAGGAAGAACGTGCTGTTACTAACAATAAAGGTATTATGAATGGTATAACAGGTGTATGTATTGCCACACTTAATGATACAAGGGCACTTGAAGCATGTATACATAAATTTGCATCAAAAAGTGGAAGGTATTTACCCCTTAGTAAATTTTATGTATCTGATGATAATTTGATTGGAGAGATTGAACTTCCTTTACAGGTTGGCATTAAAGGAGGTTCAACTAGTACTCATGAAGCAGCTATATTGAGTTTTAAAATTATGGGCATTAATTGTAAGAGAGAATTTATGGGTATTCTGTCTTGTGTTGGACTTGCAAGTAATTTTGCGGCTTTAAGAGCACTTGCTCTTGATGGAATTCAAAAAGGACATATGAAATTGCATGTTAAGAAGATTTTATATCTTCTTGAAAGAGATTATAATCTTTCTGAGTATGAAATTGGAGAAATAGAGTTAAAGATGAGTAATAGTGGTATTTATTCTCTTGATTATGCTCTTAAAGTTTTAAAAGGTTTGAGAGTTTAATGTGAAGGTTCGATGTAAGGTAAATCCTAGCTTAGCATTAATTAAATATTGGGGCAAGAAAGATAGGTTTTTAAATATTCCAGGTACTTCTAGTATTGCTGTTAGTATTGACAAGTTTTATTCAGTAAGTGAGCTTGAACTCTCATGTAAGGATGAAATAATTTTAAATTCAAAGCCAGTTGTATTAAAAGATAGAGAAATAAAATTTTTTAATTATGCAAGAAAAATTCTAAATAATCCAAATGTTTATTTTAAGGTAATTAGTACAAATAATTTTCCAACAGCTGCAGGACTTGCAAGTTCAAGTTCTGGTTTTGCATCTATTGCTGCTTGCATTTTAAAATATTTTAATAAATATTCTAATCAAAAGGCTTCAGAGCTTGCAAGAATAGGATCAGCTTCAGCATCAAGGGCTATTTATGGTGGATTTACCTTTTTAAAAGAAGGAGCTAAAAGTGCATTTCAGGCAAATAATTTCAATTATTTTAATGATTTATACATAATATTTGCTATAGTTGACAATCAAGAAAAAGAAATATCATCAAGAATTGCTATGGAGATTTGTAAACAGGAAAGGTTTTATTGGGATGCTTGGGTTAAGTCTAGTCGGAATATATTCAAGCAAGCTTTATATTT is a genomic window containing:
- a CDS encoding hydroxymethylglutaryl-CoA synthase, with translation MKVGISDIRVFLPLNCLDLRVLLENSLYNSDENFFRKFNRAIEATLQKSFRFTNPHEDSVTMASSAVKLIFDNNDLKLDKMRVFLGGTETGVDYAKSISSYVYGALKLAGIDLKNNFLNFQTQHACAGSVLALHSAASILSHLNNSEYGIVFSSDIAHYNNLTTAEITQGAGATAVLIEQNPKVVSINLSEFGVYTDNVDDFFRPLGSIEAKVKGRYSIECYNKAYEEALLNFAYKKNISIKDLFSKYRFILHVPFAKMPIDSMHYVLKKYYSEEESECNAYLESIDFYDSVEAVKGVGNLYTGSIFLSLMSYLKRVFAKKDISGDKILFCSYGSGNIMVIYELTVEDGAQSVVKTWDIDKILSVKHDASYDEYIDFFENKIIPGESEGFYLKEIREDGYRIYGYRV
- the mvaD gene encoding diphosphomevalonate decarboxylase; this encodes MKVRCKVNPSLALIKYWGKKDRFLNIPGTSSIAVSIDKFYSVSELELSCKDEIILNSKPVVLKDREIKFFNYARKILNNPNVYFKVISTNNFPTAAGLASSSSGFASIAACILKYFNKYSNQKASELARIGSASASRAIYGGFTFLKEGAKSAFQANNFNYFNDLYIIFAIVDNQEKEISSRIAMEICKQERFYWDAWVKSSRNIFKQALYFFLKGDFNAFGLQVVKSYQCMFALMLSSSIIYFKSRTIELIKYVSELRSKGILVFETMDAGPQVKILCLKRDLEFILTKLTQNFRDVNFVVSRIGSGLEWI
- the fni gene encoding type 2 isopentenyl-diphosphate Delta-isomerase — translated: MGIESNILDNKKRQIEICLNKEDVSRSGNLLNYVNLKHDALSELDFDEIDTGESLFGYNISMPIFISSMTGGIREGNKLNIALVKIANDLRIPMGLGSFKLVFKYPEYIKDFALRKYADNIPLFSNIGVIQLREFGISEIIEMNKKFEVDAIIVHLNSGQELMNSKGERNFKGIKDSIAKLCSASNLPVIVKETGFGISPDIVISLLKLGVSYVDLAGSGGTNWVLVEGIKEENLDIASCFSNWGISSVLTLLTIKDYLKSKIFTSGGYDTGIDIAKGIALGAKLVGVASAILRAFYTGGEVALYKLFKDYEYVLKMAMLLSNSKNLEQFRVNKYFLNYPLLFNVKSFKKFYEA
- the mnmA gene encoding tRNA 2-thiouridine(34) synthase MnmA, with amino-acid sequence MKIAVLLSGGVDSSVALYTMIQNGHKNIKCYYLKIWLEDELSYIGNCPWKEDINYVEAVCKKFNVPYEIISLQDEYYDKVVTYAIEELKIGNTPSPDIFCNQRIKFGAFFDKINENYNLIVTGHYAKIENINNNFILKQAKDKIKDQSYFLSHLSTKQISKLHFPLGDLLKTEIRQIAHKIDLPNKNRKDSQGICFLGKIKYDEFIRYHLGELKGNIIEKETGKILGTHNGYWFFTIGQRKGIKLSNGPWFVIEKDIENNIIYISNSTNYFKEKKKQFIVYKTNWINKPSNHDNLSAKIRHGEKKIKCKIEVLKNDSIKVTLEEKEYGISPGQFCIFYQEDECLGGAKILKTLI
- a CDS encoding hydroxymethylglutaryl-CoA reductase, degradative codes for the protein MRLSKNFRNKSILEKKREIKNLLKLNSFDFFYDSVNEDFLSFMIENYVGYLSLPIGIVKNLKINNKYYVIPIATEEPSVIAALNFAAKILENADLNYSLGEVLGIAQVYIKTKEDLSCILLGLFEKIDIWSKPLLHNMELRGGGLRRISTKFIKEIGIQKLNIYVDVCDVMGSNLLNAVAERISYYITMEFGYECVLKILSNDSNDFVLKANFKLNVNYLLKDSKESLVLAHNIALISRIGFFEEERAVTNNKGIMNGITGVCIATLNDTRALEACIHKFASKSGRYLPLSKFYVSDDNLIGEIELPLQVGIKGGSTSTHEAAILSFKIMGINCKREFMGILSCVGLASNFAALRALALDGIQKGHMKLHVKKILYLLERDYNLSEYEIGEIELKMSNSGIYSLDYALKVLKGLRV